The uncultured Ilyobacter sp. genome has a segment encoding these proteins:
- a CDS encoding hydratase, whose amino-acid sequence MIKLSDAGVYLVNAREIVPAESGKELGTTPDEARKNTMAYSILESHNKSDNMEKLNIKFDCMASHDITYVGIIQTARASGLKKFPIPYVLTNCHNSLCAVGGTINEDDHMFGLSAAKKYGGIYVPAHQAVIHQYMREEMAGCGKMILGSDSHTRYGALGTMAIGEGGGELAKQLLNKTYDIKCPEVVGVYLTGKPKKGIGPQDIALAIIGAVFKNGYVKNRVMEFVGDGISNLDVEFRNGIDVMTTETTCLSSIWVTDEKVKEYLAAHSRIKDYKELKPGNVAYYDRMIQIDLSEVESMIALPFHPSNVYTIKELNANLEEILTKVEKEAAEQGLKIDLKSKIIDGKLHAEQGIIAGCAGGTYDNLVDVADILDSKAINSHDFSLSVYPSSQPTALSLVKNGSTAKFMAAGAIVRTAFCGPCFGAGDTPANNQLSLRHTTRNFPSREGSKPGEGQISSVALMDARSIAATAINGGILTPATDLDIEYTKPEYKFDDTVYKNRVYYGYEHPVDSELTFGPNIVDWPAMPKLTDNLLLKVTAFIKDPVTTTDELIPSGEASSFRSNPLKLAEFTLSRRVPEYVEKSKAVQIFEKEREDGKDPTALDINLKKVFDKIKTIPGLENIDPKVTGIGSTIYANKPGDGSAREQAASCQKVLGGWANISKEYATKRYRSNLINWGMVPFTIEGEIPFADGDFILIRDIKNSIAEKKDTIKAYVIGDEIKEFDLILIDLTDEERETIIEGCLINYYKKS is encoded by the coding sequence ATGATAAAACTTAGTGATGCAGGAGTATACCTTGTAAACGCAAGGGAGATAGTCCCTGCTGAGTCTGGAAAAGAGTTGGGAACTACTCCAGATGAAGCAAGAAAAAACACCATGGCATATTCCATACTTGAATCTCACAATAAATCTGATAATATGGAAAAACTCAATATAAAATTTGACTGTATGGCATCCCATGATATAACCTACGTTGGTATTATCCAGACAGCAAGGGCCAGCGGCCTTAAAAAATTTCCAATTCCCTATGTTTTGACAAACTGCCACAACAGTCTGTGTGCCGTAGGGGGTACCATAAATGAAGATGATCACATGTTTGGACTTTCTGCTGCAAAAAAATACGGTGGAATCTATGTCCCTGCCCATCAAGCAGTTATTCACCAGTATATGAGGGAGGAGATGGCTGGCTGCGGAAAGATGATCTTAGGATCTGACTCTCACACCAGATACGGAGCCCTCGGAACCATGGCTATAGGGGAAGGTGGAGGTGAGCTTGCAAAACAGCTCCTAAATAAAACCTATGATATTAAGTGTCCAGAGGTTGTAGGGGTATACCTAACAGGAAAGCCGAAAAAAGGCATAGGACCTCAGGATATAGCTCTAGCTATAATCGGAGCTGTATTCAAAAACGGATATGTTAAAAATAGAGTTATGGAATTTGTTGGGGATGGTATTTCTAATCTAGATGTGGAGTTTAGAAATGGTATAGACGTCATGACCACAGAGACCACCTGTCTCTCATCTATATGGGTCACAGACGAAAAGGTGAAGGAATATCTAGCCGCTCACTCCCGAATAAAAGACTACAAAGAACTTAAGCCTGGTAATGTAGCCTATTATGACAGAATGATTCAGATAGACCTATCAGAGGTTGAGTCTATGATCGCTCTGCCATTTCATCCGAGTAATGTCTATACTATAAAAGAGCTCAATGCCAATCTAGAGGAGATTCTCACAAAGGTGGAAAAAGAAGCTGCAGAGCAGGGACTTAAAATAGATCTGAAAAGTAAGATTATCGATGGAAAACTTCATGCAGAACAGGGAATCATTGCCGGATGTGCAGGAGGTACATATGATAACCTTGTGGATGTTGCTGACATTCTAGACAGCAAAGCAATAAACAGTCATGATTTTTCACTGAGTGTTTATCCCTCTAGTCAGCCTACAGCTCTAAGCCTTGTAAAAAATGGTTCTACTGCGAAATTTATGGCTGCCGGTGCCATAGTTCGTACAGCATTTTGTGGCCCATGTTTTGGAGCAGGAGATACTCCTGCCAACAATCAGCTGAGTCTGCGTCATACCACTAGAAACTTTCCAAGCAGAGAGGGTTCTAAACCTGGAGAGGGACAGATCTCATCTGTTGCTCTTATGGATGCAAGGTCAATAGCAGCTACTGCCATCAATGGAGGTATCCTTACTCCTGCAACAGATCTGGATATAGAGTATACAAAACCAGAATACAAATTTGACGACACCGTATATAAAAACAGGGTTTATTATGGATATGAGCATCCAGTGGACTCAGAGCTGACCTTCGGTCCAAACATAGTGGACTGGCCTGCAATGCCAAAACTCACAGACAATCTTCTGCTAAAGGTCACTGCCTTTATAAAAGATCCTGTGACAACTACAGATGAGCTTATCCCTTCTGGAGAGGCCTCGTCATTCCGTTCCAATCCTCTGAAACTGGCTGAATTTACTTTGTCCCGTAGGGTTCCTGAGTACGTGGAGAAATCAAAGGCCGTTCAGATATTTGAAAAAGAAAGAGAGGATGGAAAGGATCCTACAGCCTTAGATATAAACTTAAAAAAAGTTTTTGATAAAATAAAAACCATTCCTGGCCTGGAAAATATAGACCCAAAAGTAACTGGAATCGGAAGTACGATTTATGCCAATAAACCTGGAGACGGTTCAGCCCGTGAACAGGCGGCTTCTTGCCAGAAAGTACTGGGAGGATGGGCCAATATTTCCAAGGAGTATGCTACTAAGCGTTATCGTTCGAACCTTATTAACTGGGGGATGGTTCCTTTCACTATAGAGGGAGAGATTCCCTTTGCAGACGGAGACTTTATCTTAATCAGAGATATAAAAAACTCTATAGCCGAGAAAAAGGACACTATCAAGGCATATGTTATAGGGGATGAAATCAAGGAATTTGATCTGATACTCATAGACCTGACTGATGAAGAAAGAGAAACCATAATAGAAGGATGCCTTATCAACTACTATAAAAAATCATAA
- a CDS encoding isocitrate/isopropylmalate family dehydrogenase, with the protein MHKITLIPGDGIGPEVTGSTVKILEAAGFKVEWEVVNAGAEVFEKTGVLVPDEVFQSIERNKIALKGPIATPIGKGFRSINVQLRKKYDLYSNIREVKNIPGVKSKYENVDLVIFRENTEGLYIGIEEMEDEDTAVAKKVVTRKGSMRIAKSAFEYAVQHGKTKVAAVHKANILKLADGLFLDCVREVAKDYPTIELSEVIVDNMCMQMVMNPSQFEVIVAPNLYGDLLSDLAAGLVGGLGLVPGANIGNDIAIFEAVHGSAPDIAGKDLANPIAVLLCAVHMMKYVGDFDRAELVFRAIIEVMEDGKHLTRDMGGKATTTEITQAIIDKINHIKSFSSRILK; encoded by the coding sequence ATGCATAAAATTACACTTATCCCTGGAGATGGAATCGGACCGGAAGTTACAGGAAGTACGGTAAAAATATTAGAAGCTGCCGGCTTCAAAGTAGAGTGGGAGGTAGTCAACGCCGGTGCAGAGGTATTTGAAAAAACTGGAGTTCTTGTACCAGATGAGGTATTTCAAAGTATAGAAAGAAATAAGATCGCCCTCAAAGGACCTATCGCTACTCCTATAGGAAAGGGTTTTAGAAGCATAAATGTCCAGCTTAGAAAAAAATATGATCTATACTCAAATATAAGAGAGGTTAAAAATATCCCAGGAGTTAAATCCAAATATGAAAATGTTGACCTTGTTATTTTCAGGGAAAATACCGAGGGTCTTTATATCGGTATAGAGGAAATGGAAGATGAAGACACTGCTGTGGCGAAAAAGGTAGTGACAAGAAAAGGATCCATGAGAATTGCAAAGTCAGCCTTTGAGTATGCCGTACAACACGGAAAAACAAAAGTTGCCGCTGTCCACAAGGCAAATATTCTAAAGCTTGCGGATGGTCTGTTCTTAGACTGTGTGAGAGAGGTGGCAAAAGATTATCCCACTATAGAACTTTCAGAGGTTATCGTAGACAATATGTGTATGCAGATGGTTATGAATCCTTCTCAGTTTGAAGTCATTGTGGCTCCAAATCTTTACGGAGACCTTTTATCTGATCTTGCTGCGGGTCTTGTAGGAGGGCTAGGTCTTGTTCCAGGTGCAAATATTGGTAATGATATCGCTATTTTTGAAGCAGTCCACGGAAGTGCTCCAGACATTGCAGGGAAAGACCTTGCCAATCCAATTGCTGTGCTTCTCTGTGCAGTTCATATGATGAAATATGTAGGGGATTTTGACAGAGCCGAGCTAGTATTTAGAGCCATCATCGAAGTGATGGAAGATGGAAAACACCTTACAAGGGATATGGGTGGAAAAGCTACTACTACAGAAATTACCCAGGCTATTATCGATAAAATAAATCACATAAAATCATTTTCTTCTAGAATCTTAAAATAA
- a CDS encoding GntR family transcriptional regulator, protein MVIQKNRPMRERVYEILKKMIIDGEISPEEKIVETEYAEKFQISRTPLREAIRMLELEGYVESHSKGGVIVKNCTKEDVEEIYKIRIALEGIILEEVIKKSSQSDIKKLENILKETKKIMVENKNNDDVFKLFSKFNNTLYSIAKMSRVEDLIKNMNLYLKRFRKMAVEDFERKKQASDDHVELVNAIKEKDINKALEINKIHLERSKNFIISEI, encoded by the coding sequence ATGGTCATACAGAAAAATAGGCCTATGAGAGAGCGTGTATATGAAATTTTGAAAAAAATGATAATAGACGGGGAGATATCTCCTGAGGAAAAAATAGTTGAAACAGAATATGCTGAAAAATTTCAGATAAGCAGAACTCCCCTGAGGGAAGCTATAAGGATGTTGGAATTAGAGGGATATGTAGAGTCACACAGTAAGGGTGGAGTAATAGTAAAAAATTGCACTAAGGAAGATGTAGAGGAGATATACAAGATCAGAATAGCTCTAGAAGGGATAATTCTAGAGGAGGTTATAAAAAAATCCTCTCAGTCAGATATAAAAAAATTGGAAAACATACTAAAAGAAACAAAAAAAATTATGGTTGAAAACAAAAATAATGACGATGTATTTAAACTCTTTTCTAAATTTAATAACACTCTTTATAGCATTGCGAAGATGTCAAGAGTGGAAGATCTTATAAAGAATATGAATCTTTATTTAAAAAGATTTAGAAAAATGGCAGTAGAAGATTTTGAGAGAAAAAAACAGGCTTCTGATGACCATGTAGAGCTTGTAAATGCAATAAAAGAAAAGGATATAAATAAGGCCTTGGAAATAAATAAAATCCACCTAGAGAGATCAAAAAACTTTATAATTTCAGAAATCTAA
- the bioB gene encoding biotin synthase BioB, with protein sequence MNIRDFINREITKEEALELCKLKGSKLMQLFSVANEIREKYCGNTLHTCTISNAKSGECEEDCKFCAQSAHYKTSLSTYDLKEKDILMSEYKRAEKLGSTKFGVVTSGRSIKKGSEEYDSIKDFVKDAKKEDVTTNICCSIGLLDEEELKELKEAGVTRFHSNMQTSINAYNKIVATTHKIDDRLATIRAAKKIGMEVCSGGIIGMGETWEDRIDMAFTLKELNVDGIPVNILSPIEGTPLGDREHLSMDEILKTIAIYRIIFKDKVIKIGAGREGILKDFMGMAFMSGANGMLVGGYLTVKGRTSEEDFVFMKNVKKMWERD encoded by the coding sequence ATGAATATAAGAGACTTTATTAATAGAGAAATAACCAAAGAGGAGGCTTTGGAACTTTGTAAATTAAAGGGTTCAAAGCTGATGCAACTTTTTTCCGTTGCAAATGAGATAAGAGAGAAATATTGTGGAAATACACTTCATACATGTACTATATCCAATGCGAAATCTGGGGAATGTGAAGAGGATTGTAAGTTTTGTGCCCAGTCGGCTCACTATAAAACCAGCCTCTCAACTTATGACCTAAAAGAAAAAGATATCTTAATGTCTGAATACAAAAGAGCAGAAAAATTAGGAAGTACTAAGTTTGGTGTTGTTACAAGTGGAAGAAGTATAAAAAAAGGATCAGAAGAATATGATAGTATAAAAGATTTTGTAAAGGATGCTAAGAAAGAAGATGTAACTACGAATATATGCTGCTCTATAGGTCTTTTAGATGAAGAGGAGCTAAAGGAGCTAAAAGAGGCTGGTGTGACTAGATTTCACAGCAATATGCAGACCTCTATAAATGCCTACAACAAAATAGTGGCTACCACCCACAAGATAGACGACAGGTTGGCTACTATAAGGGCGGCCAAGAAAATAGGGATGGAAGTGTGCAGTGGAGGAATAATAGGTATGGGCGAAACCTGGGAGGATAGGATAGATATGGCTTTCACTCTAAAGGAGCTCAATGTAGATGGTATACCTGTGAATATACTGAGTCCTATAGAGGGAACTCCTTTAGGAGACAGAGAACATCTTTCTATGGATGAAATACTTAAAACTATAGCTATTTATAGGATAATATTCAAGGATAAGGTAATAAAAATAGGTGCAGGAAGAGAGGGAATCTTAAAGGATTTCATGGGGATGGCTTTTATGAGTGGGGCTAACGGAATGCTTGTAGGAGGTTATCTTACAGTGAAAGGCAGAACTTCTGAAGAAGATTTTGTATTCATGAAAAATGTGAAGAAAATGTGGGAGAGGGATTAA
- the bioC gene encoding malonyl-ACP O-methyltransferase BioC codes for MTIIDKKRVNQNFSRGAKTYDNYAQVQKHMADKLEIFVHGSKKKYNILEVGCGTGIFSVKILKRFPNSKIDLLDISPAMVETAKEKLGDSPNLNFIVEDVENYNPEKKYDLIFSNATFQWIDDQKRLFNHLYSLLDYGGKIAFSTFGNKTYFELRESLSTLDPELKYSQKFVKLDEIIEIVDKDYRVLVADEDFFIENFENVMDFLKAIKGIGSNSALSNKRNFTREKFRALDKIYRDKFGDKNNINVTNHLIYIVLEKVKMLDKKSKW; via the coding sequence ATGACCATTATTGACAAGAAAAGGGTGAATCAAAATTTTTCAAGAGGAGCTAAAACCTATGACAACTATGCACAAGTACAGAAGCATATGGCTGATAAATTGGAAATTTTTGTGCATGGGTCTAAAAAGAAATATAACATACTTGAAGTGGGTTGTGGTACAGGTATCTTTTCTGTAAAAATACTGAAAAGGTTTCCTAATTCCAAAATAGATCTTTTGGATATTTCCCCTGCCATGGTCGAAACGGCAAAAGAAAAACTTGGTGATTCTCCAAATCTTAATTTTATAGTTGAAGATGTAGAAAACTATAATCCTGAAAAAAAGTATGATTTGATTTTTTCCAATGCTACATTTCAGTGGATAGACGATCAAAAGAGGCTTTTTAATCATCTATATTCCCTATTGGACTATGGAGGGAAAATAGCATTTTCAACATTCGGTAACAAAACATATTTTGAGCTGCGAGAAAGTTTGAGCACTTTAGATCCAGAATTAAAATATTCTCAAAAATTTGTAAAGCTTGATGAAATCATTGAAATAGTGGATAAGGATTATAGAGTTCTTGTTGCTGATGAAGATTTTTTTATTGAAAATTTTGAAAATGTAATGGATTTTTTAAAAGCAATAAAAGGAATAGGCTCGAACAGTGCCCTTTCCAATAAGCGAAATTTTACAAGAGAAAAATTTAGGGCTCTTGATAAGATATACAGGGATAAATTCGGAGACAAGAATAATATAAACGTCACCAATCACCTGATATACATAGTTTTGGAGAAGGTAAAAATGCTTGATAAAAAGTCGAAGTGGTAA
- the der gene encoding ribosome biogenesis GTPase Der gives MKPIVAIVGRPNVGKSTLFNKLVGDRIAIVDDQPGVTRDRLYRETDWLGTEFVLVDTGGLEPRNKDFMMTKIKQQAEVAINEADVILFVVDGKAGVTALDEEVAYILRKKNKPVILCVNKVDDFQRQSDDVYDFWSLGFEYLLPISAEHKLNLGDMLDTIVQNINKLEIPEEEEEGLKLAIIGKPNAGKSSLVNRLSGQERTIVSDIAGTTRDAIDTTFEYNYNKYVLIDTAGIRRKSKVEESLEYYSVLRAIKTIKRSDVCLLMLDAQEGITEQDKKIAGIAYDEKKPIIVVMNKWDALKKETNTMKDMKAVILSELPFLNYAPVEFVSALTGQRTLKLLDLADTVYDEYTKRISTGILNTVLKETLILNAPPTRKGRLVKINYATQISTAPPRFVLFCNYPELIHFSYLRYLENKFRDAFGFEGSPIDIILQKKGES, from the coding sequence TTGAAACCAATAGTTGCAATAGTAGGAAGACCAAATGTAGGAAAATCGACACTTTTTAATAAACTTGTGGGAGATAGAATCGCAATTGTAGATGACCAGCCTGGTGTTACAAGAGATAGACTTTACAGGGAAACTGACTGGCTAGGAACTGAATTTGTACTAGTTGACACAGGAGGTTTAGAGCCTAGAAACAAAGATTTTATGATGACAAAGATAAAACAGCAGGCTGAGGTAGCTATAAATGAAGCTGATGTAATTCTTTTTGTTGTAGATGGTAAGGCTGGAGTTACGGCTTTGGACGAAGAGGTGGCTTATATTCTGAGAAAGAAAAATAAACCTGTCATCTTATGTGTAAACAAGGTAGACGATTTTCAAAGACAAAGTGACGATGTCTATGACTTCTGGTCCCTTGGGTTTGAATATCTATTACCCATCTCTGCAGAACATAAACTGAACCTAGGTGACATGTTAGATACAATAGTCCAAAATATAAACAAGTTGGAGATACCTGAAGAGGAAGAGGAAGGACTCAAGCTTGCAATAATAGGAAAGCCAAATGCAGGAAAATCATCTCTGGTAAATAGATTATCAGGACAGGAAAGAACAATAGTAAGTGACATCGCTGGAACCACCAGAGACGCAATTGATACTACTTTTGAATACAATTACAACAAATACGTTCTTATTGACACTGCTGGTATCAGGAGAAAATCAAAGGTTGAGGAAAGTCTTGAATATTATTCCGTTTTGAGAGCTATTAAAACAATAAAAAGATCAGATGTATGTCTTCTCATGCTAGATGCCCAAGAGGGAATCACAGAGCAGGACAAAAAAATAGCAGGTATCGCATACGACGAAAAGAAACCCATTATCGTGGTAATGAACAAGTGGGATGCTTTAAAAAAGGAAACTAATACAATGAAAGATATGAAGGCAGTTATTCTTTCAGAACTACCTTTCCTGAATTACGCTCCTGTGGAATTCGTTTCTGCACTTACAGGACAAAGAACACTGAAATTATTGGATCTTGCAGACACCGTTTACGACGAATACACAAAGAGAATCTCAACAGGTATTTTGAATACTGTTCTTAAAGAGACTCTGATTCTCAATGCTCCGCCTACGAGAAAGGGTAGATTGGTTAAAATAAACTATGCTACTCAGATCTCAACTGCTCCTCCAAGATTTGTTTTATTCTGTAATTATCCAGAGCTCATACACTTCTCTTATCTGAGATATCTGGAAAATAAATTTAGAGATGCCTTTGGATTCGAGGGGTCGCCTATCGATATTATTTTACAGAAAAAAGGTGAAAGTTAA
- a CDS encoding YgiQ family radical SAM protein, protein MMFLVTTRKEMNKLGWDSLDIILVSGDTYIDSSYNGTAVIGKWLLRYGFKVGIIAQPDISSPDDITRLGPPELFWGVSAGCVDSMVANYTATKKRRKSDDFTPGGINNRRPDRASIVYTNLIKRYFKDNKVPVVLGGIEASLRRIVHYDFWSDKLRKSILFNAKADILSYGMGEKSMLELALAMKRGEPWENIRGIAYISKKPRKGYLELPSFEECIGDKKDFIKAFETFYLNCDPLTAKGIFQKQNTRYYVQNPPSMPLTSEEMDGIYGMDFEREVHPYYRALGEVRALETIRNSITTHRGCYGECSFCAIAVHQGRTVTGRSEESIISEANIIVSSPKFKGYISDVGGPTANMYGIECEKKLKSGACKDKKCMYPKTCPGLKADHSKQVSLLKKLEKLDGIKKVFIASGLRYDLILSDEKCGNIYLEDLIKNHVSGQLKIAPEHTEDKILSLMGKQEKNILKEFKEKFYSINDSLGMKQFLTYYLIAAHPGCSEKDMENLKKFASKELNTNPEQVQIFTPTPSTYSTLMYYTEIDPYTGKKLFVEKNTGRKQKQKDILVSKESHKKSSRRATSSENKSKKTKNNRWKNR, encoded by the coding sequence ATTATGTTTTTGGTTACAACAAGAAAAGAGATGAATAAACTAGGGTGGGATTCCTTAGATATAATTTTAGTCTCTGGAGACACATATATAGATTCATCTTATAACGGCACCGCAGTTATAGGTAAATGGCTTTTGAGATATGGATTCAAGGTGGGAATTATCGCCCAGCCTGACATATCGTCTCCTGATGATATCACAAGACTAGGTCCTCCGGAACTTTTTTGGGGAGTATCTGCAGGATGTGTAGATTCTATGGTGGCAAACTACACTGCCACCAAAAAAAGAAGAAAAAGTGATGACTTTACTCCTGGAGGAATAAATAACAGAAGGCCTGACAGGGCTAGTATAGTGTATACAAATCTCATAAAAAGATACTTTAAGGATAATAAAGTTCCGGTGGTTTTAGGAGGTATAGAGGCTAGCCTTCGTAGGATAGTGCATTATGACTTCTGGTCTGATAAACTCAGGAAATCTATTTTATTTAATGCAAAAGCTGATATACTCTCCTACGGTATGGGGGAAAAATCAATGCTTGAACTGGCTCTGGCCATGAAAAGAGGAGAGCCTTGGGAGAATATAAGGGGGATAGCTTATATCTCAAAGAAGCCTAGAAAAGGATACCTTGAGCTGCCTTCATTTGAAGAGTGTATAGGGGATAAGAAAGACTTTATTAAGGCTTTTGAAACTTTTTATCTCAATTGTGATCCTTTGACTGCAAAGGGAATATTTCAAAAGCAAAACACAAGATACTATGTGCAAAATCCTCCATCTATGCCTCTAACTTCAGAAGAGATGGATGGTATTTACGGAATGGATTTTGAAAGAGAAGTACATCCTTATTACCGAGCCTTGGGGGAAGTAAGAGCTCTTGAAACCATAAGAAATTCCATAACAACTCATAGGGGCTGTTATGGAGAGTGCAGTTTCTGTGCTATTGCGGTCCACCAGGGGCGTACCGTCACAGGCAGAAGTGAAGAATCTATAATTTCTGAAGCTAACATTATAGTGTCTTCGCCTAAATTTAAAGGTTATATCTCTGATGTAGGTGGCCCCACTGCAAATATGTATGGAATCGAGTGTGAAAAAAAACTTAAGTCTGGTGCATGCAAAGACAAAAAATGTATGTATCCTAAAACATGTCCTGGTCTTAAGGCAGACCACTCTAAGCAGGTTTCACTTTTGAAAAAACTAGAGAAATTAGACGGAATAAAGAAGGTCTTTATTGCCTCGGGTCTCAGATATGATCTTATCTTAAGTGATGAGAAATGCGGTAATATTTATCTTGAAGATCTTATAAAAAATCATGTCTCAGGACAACTTAAAATTGCTCCTGAACATACAGAGGATAAAATCCTTTCTCTAATGGGGAAGCAGGAAAAAAATATTCTCAAAGAATTTAAAGAAAAATTTTATTCCATAAATGATAGTTTAGGAATGAAACAATTCTTGACCTACTACCTCATAGCGGCCCATCCAGGATGCAGTGAAAAAGATATGGAAAATTTGAAAAAATTTGCCAGTAAAGAGCTGAATACAAATCCAGAACAGGTACAGATCTTCACTCCTACACCCTCTACATACTCTACTCTCATGTACTACACCGAGATAGATCCCTACACCGGTAAAAAACTTTTTGTAGAGAAAAACACAGGTAGAAAACAAAAGCAAAAAGACATCCTTGTTTCAAAGGAAAGTCATAAAAAGTCTAGCAGAAGAGCAACATCTTCTGAAAATAAATCTAAAAAAACTAAAAATAACAGATGGAAAAATCGTTAA
- a CDS encoding Hsp20/alpha crystallin family protein: MTDKKRGILSSDFMDDFMEEDDPLFKHGGKVPASNILDKAEAYEIEVAAPGLKKEFFKVTIESNRLVVLAEIDEMENKEKNYYSQEFGHSALERSFNLPSDVDQNSISSCYNNGVLFIRLPKQTKQESADDIVAEIKVD; this comes from the coding sequence ATGACAGATAAGAAAAGAGGTATTTTGAGCAGTGATTTTATGGATGATTTTATGGAAGAGGACGATCCGTTATTCAAACACGGTGGTAAGGTACCGGCTTCAAATATCTTAGATAAGGCTGAGGCTTATGAGATCGAGGTCGCAGCTCCTGGGTTGAAAAAAGAGTTTTTCAAAGTTACAATTGAATCCAACAGACTTGTTGTTCTAGCTGAAATAGACGAGATGGAAAACAAGGAAAAAAATTACTATTCTCAGGAATTTGGACATTCTGCCTTAGAAAGAAGTTTTAATCTCCCTTCAGATGTTGATCAGAATTCTATTTCGAGCTGCTACAATAACGGGGTACTTTTTATAAGACTTCCAAAACAAACAAAGCAGGAATCTGCTGATGATATAGTTGCCGAGATAAAAGTTGATTAA